Proteins encoded by one window of Acinonyx jubatus isolate Ajub_Pintada_27869175 chromosome X, VMU_Ajub_asm_v1.0, whole genome shotgun sequence:
- the RTL3 gene encoding LOW QUALITY PROTEIN: retrotransposon Gag-like protein 3 (The sequence of the model RefSeq protein was modified relative to this genomic sequence to represent the inferred CDS: inserted 3 bases in 2 codons; substituted 3 bases at 3 genomic stop codons), which produces MVEDLAASCIALKFKNEILKAQVQWPMEQNVVLXAQIPELQKEPQKLPAWETLASQEHQKTPVVQETKKTLEPSAAPESLELPGTHESQVKKLQKHPMAQEAYKALEVKKVQELPDTRDVPVAQKAQNSEHQDLPSSRSPRRYQETTTHLEPLMLHEPLDPLDAQEFLEPSALQESLKCIIAALTSAGSEFPQSPSELEPEAFSLEYCLAFSGDVQKLSEFLVQLNSYMRVSYMXPTEASVMSFAGKCFSDEAGMXFQPLLDIQSPLLEQFENFIXVLQDTFDNPENMEYVSHCIHQLCQREDPAHQYVIHFHLIAQELNWNESTLCIQFQEGLDSSIPDELSHTSPATVLSNLITQCLEDKISCKHDPNPQGARHSEERPGPESSLAENQPVQPSSNCXHLSEAEQAHCCEAHLCLCCGHPCHVARDCPVKLHHAQQAGNI; this is translated from the exons ATGGTGGAGGACTTAGCAGCCTCCTGTATTGCTTTGAAGTTCAAGAATGAAATTCTGAAGGCCCAAGTGCAGTGGCCAATGGAACAAAATGTTGTCCTATAGGCTCAGATCCCAGAGCTCCAGAA AGAGCCCCAGAAGCTCCCAGCCTGGGAGACCCTAGCTTCCCAGGAGCATCAGAAAACACCAGTGGTACAGGAGACAAAGAAGACTTTGGAACCCTCAGCAGCCCCAGAGTCCCTGGAGCTTCCAGGAACTCATGAGTCCCAG GTCAAAAAGCTCCAGAAGCATCCAATGGCCCAGGAGGCCTACAAAGCCCTAGAAGTTAAGAAGGTTCAGGAGCTCCCAGATACCCGGGATGTCCCAGTGGCCCAGAAGGCCCAGAATTCAGAGCACCAAGATCTTCCAAGttccaggagccccaggaggtACCAGGAAACCACAACGCACCTGGAACCCCTAA TGCTCCATGAGCCCCTGGATCCTTTAGATGCCCAAGAATTCCTAGAGCCCTCCGCACTCCAGGAGTCCCTAAAGTGTATAATAGCTGCTTTGACATCAGCAGGTTCAGAGTTCCCACAGTCACCCAGTGAGCTAGAGCCTGAAGCTTTCTCCCTAGAATACTGTTTAGCCTTCAGTGGAGATGTCCAGAAGCTTTCTGAGTTCCTGGTTCAATTGAATAGTTACATGAGAGTCAGTTACATGTAACCTACTGAAGCATCTGTGATGAGCTTTGCTGGCAAGTGCTTCTCAGATGAGGCAGGAATGTGATTTCAGCCCTTACTAGATATACAAAGCCCCCTGCTGGAGCAATTTGAAAATTTCA CAGTGCTCCAGGATACTTTTGACAATCCAGAAAACATGGAATATGTCAGTCACTGCATCCATCAGCTCTGCCAAAGGGAGGATCCTGCGCATCAGTATGTGATCCACTTCCATCTCATTGCTCAAGAGCTAAACTGGAATGAAAGCACTCTCTGCATACAATTTCAGGAAGGGCTTGACAGTTCTATACCAGATGAACTGTCTCACACAAGCCCAGCCACTGTCTTATCTAACCTGATCACTCAATGCCTAGAAGATAAGATAAGCTGTAAGCATGATCCAAATCCACAAGGAGCAAGGCACTCTGAGGAGAGACCTGGGCCTGAAAGCTCACTAGCTGAAAACCAGCCTGTGCAACCTTCAAGCAATTG ACACCTCAGTGAAGCTGAACAGGCCCACTGCTGTGAAGCCCACTTGTGCCTCTGCTGTGGTCATCCTTGTCATGTTGCCAGAGATTGTCCTGTCAAGCTTCATCATGCACAGCAGGCAGGAAACATTTGA